In Toxoplasma gondii ME49 chromosome VIII, whole genome shotgun sequence, a single genomic region encodes these proteins:
- a CDS encoding DP-fucose transporter, putative (encoded by transcript TGME49_232690~Predicted trans-membrane domain (TMHMM2.0):56-79:98-121:127-150:155-178:184-207:211-231:243-266:283-306:312-335:338-361), giving the protein MGLLKGSRGHRTFLPLSAARIAHRLPVLELSGVEDSRGRATARNVTKTGGSRAIDRVSCMHMVCISFTVCVWYTSSLILTAANKFMFDTLQMPLPLSVTFLHFSFTSLILRLCFCAFPSLLPPMPSLPLSALLSVVAPMAILAAADVALTNFSYHLIPISTLTLIKSSLVFFTYLLSIAYGLERFSLNTFATMVVIMGSICITVPKMEVKKYFGVAVAFGAVIVGALRWVLVHRAFKRYPSLSIIQLLLLMQPLASIALSPLVVFYEVPAFLGSLADDFDPSKLFAAAVVTASGVVVAVAVVFSEFRLVGLTSSVSLCVAGVGKEVLTILMSVVIFGEVLSPMVLLGTLSSIAGILFYCWLRYKESSSGARRTRETRQCAVKEVEETQQIMENQ; this is encoded by the exons ATGGGACTCCTTAAAGGCTCTCGAGGTCACCGAACCTTCCTCCCGCTATCGGCCGCCCGAATTGCTCATCGACTGCCTGTCCTTGAATTGAGCGGAGTGGAAGATAGCCGAGGGCGAGCCACGGCACGAAATGTTACCAAAACGGGGGGAAGTCGTGCCATAGACAGAGTATCTTGCATGCATATGGTATGCATCAGTTTTACCGTTTGCGTGTGGTATACTTCCAGCCTGATCCTCACGGCGGCAAATAAATTCATGTTCGATACTCTGCAGATGCCGCTTCCTTTATCCGTCACCTTCCTTCACTTCTCGTTCACCTCGCTCATTCTGCGCCTCTGCTTTTGCGCCTTTCCTAGTCTTCTTCCACCCATGCCTTCTTTACCTCTGTCGGCGCTCCTTTCTGTGGTCGCACCGATGGCCATTCTAGCGGCAGCCGACGTTGCGCTAACTAACTTCTCGTATCATTTGATTCCCATCAGCACGCTTACTCTCATCAAgtcctctcttgtctttttcacCTACCTTCTGTCAATCGCATATG gCTTGGAACGGTTCAGCTTGAACACATTTGCGACCATG GTGGTCATAATGGGGAGCATCTGTATTACGGTCCCCAAGATGGAAGTGAAGAAATATTTCGG GGTTGCTGTAGCCTTCGGAGCCGTCATCGTTGGTGCCCTGAGATGGGTACTGGTACATCGGGCCTTCAAGCGCTACCCGAGTCTCTCAATCATACAGCTTTTACTTCTCATGCAGCCCTTGGCAAGCatcgctctttctcctttaGTCGTCTTCTATGAAGTTCCTGCATTCCTAG GTTCTCTAGCAGATGATTTTGACCCTTCAAAACTGTTCGCAGCCGCTGTCGTGACGGCGTCAGGCGTCGTGGTTGCGGTTGCAGTTGTTTTTTCTGAGTTTCGGCTTGTGG GTCTAACGTCGTCGGTATCGCTCTGCGTGGCAGGTGTGGGGAAAGAGGTGTTGACGATCCTGATGTCAGTG GTGATTTTCGGCGAAGTCTTGTCACCGATGGTCCTTCTCGGAACAC TGTCGTCGATAGCGGGAATACTTTTCTATTGTTGGCTGAGGTACAAAGAATCCTCTTCAGGAGCTCGACGGACTCGCGAGACAAGACAGTGTGCTGTAAAAGAGGTTGAAGAAACTCAACAGATAATGGAGAATCAATAA
- a CDS encoding hypothetical protein (encoded by transcript TGME49_232700~Signal peptide predicted by SignalP 2.0 HMM (probability 0.993) with cleavage site probability 0.982 at residue 21) — MEGHRWLFMWCCCALMHTVVGFRFQFQRMLSIDTGGVTGHSIPLCSEHIPESATAATVCWSSCSETPSKATCNGQAETWQYLLSVPSMPFKAASPGYERCALSERRFLCSLSKTTNPECTENGAASMRSGEVCYTACGVPSCPVGDFDELVPREDFKYMGCEGGAHRTRCRKRIQIESLTENPLVKPQSLPVE; from the exons ATGGAGGGCCATCGCTGGCTTTTTATGTGGTGCTGCTGTGCTCTAATGCACACTGTCGTTGGATTTCGCTTTCAATTTCAACGGATGCTAAG CATAGATACAGGTGGCGTGACTGGACATTCCATACCTTTATGCAGCGAACACATC CCCGAGTCTGCGACCGCTGCCACAGTGTGCTGGTCTTCGTGCTCGGAAACACCATCTAAAGCAACTTGTAATGGCCAGGCTGAAA CATGGCAGTACCTTTTGAGTGTTCCTTCGATGCCATTCAAGGCGGCATCCCCTGGTTACGAAA GGTGTGCCCTGAGCGAACGGAGATTCCTGTGTAGCTTGTCAAAAACTACAAACCCTGAATGCACTGAGAATGGTGCAGCGAGC ATGAGATCTGGAGAAGTGTGCTATACAGCATGTGGCGTTCCCAGTTGCCCTGTCGGAGATTTCGACGAACTGGTGCCCCGGGAAGACTTCAAG TATATGGGATGTGAGGGCGGAGCCCATAGAACGCGGTGCAGGAAACGCATCCAAATAGAGAGCCTTACCGAAAACCCTCTTGTCAAGCCGCAAAGCCTACCAGTTGAATAG